One stretch of Bacillota bacterium DNA includes these proteins:
- a CDS encoding dihydropteroate synthase, translating to MLVERYLVRRDARAQVAAGADVLGINVEIPAPSRGFVDESGLMLQAVAMVQEHTDAPICLDSCAPEVLEAGLRTYVGRALVNSFSLEIGRAEIILPLVARYGAAVIGLTIDEHGIPDTAERRLNVAHRLVEVAESYGIPVAMFL from the coding sequence ATGCTTGTGGAACGTTACTTAGTGCGCCGCGATGCCCGCGCCCAGGTGGCGGCGGGTGCCGATGTGCTGGGCATAAACGTGGAAATTCCCGCGCCCTCAAGAGGGTTCGTCGATGAGTCGGGGCTTATGTTGCAGGCCGTCGCGATGGTCCAAGAGCACACTGACGCTCCGATCTGCCTGGACTCGTGTGCGCCCGAGGTTCTTGAGGCGGGACTCAGGACCTATGTCGGGCGGGCCCTCGTCAACTCGTTCTCATTGGAAATAGGCAGAGCCGAGATCATTCTTCCTCTCGTGGCCAGGTACGGAGCAGCGGTCATCGGGCTCACCATAGACGAGCATGGGATCCCTGACACCGCTGAGCGCCGACTCAACGTCGCGCACCGGCTGGTGGAGGTAGCCGAGTCATATGGCATCCCCGTCGCGATGTTCTTATAG